The DNA region taccactgctccacctaccacacctgaaacaactaccactactccaacCACCACACCTGACACAACCACCCCACCTTCAACCAGTGATGCACCATTTGTCACAACTCctttgacaacaacaacaacaactaccactgctccacccatcACAACGGATACAACTACCCCCGCTTCAACCAGTGATGCACCAtttgtcacaactccattgacaacaacaactaccactgctccacccaccacacctgaaacaactaccactgctccaaccaccacacctggaacaactacaactactccacccaccacacctgaaacaactactaCTGCTCCAACCAACACAACGGagacaactaccactgctccacccaccacacctggaagcactaccactgctccacctaccacacctgaaacaactaccactactccaacCACCACACCTGACACAACCACCCCACCTTCAACCAGTGATGCACCATTTGTCACAACTCctttgacaacaacaactaccacttcttcacccaccacacctgaaacaacaaccactgctccacccaccacacctgaaaccactaccactgcttcacccaccacacctgaaaccactatcactgctccacccaccacaacGGATACAACAACCACTGCTCCACTCACCACGCCTGAAAcgactaccactgctccacccaccacactgAATACAACTACCCCAGCTTCAACTGGTGATGCAGCGTTTGTCACAACTtcattgacaacaacaacaactaccactgctgcatccaccacacctgaaaccactaccactgctgcatccaccacacctgaaaccactaccactgctgcatccaccacacctgaaacaactaccactgctccaccagccACGCCTGACACAACTACCCCAGCTTCAACTGGTGATGCAGCAtttgtcacaactccattgACAACAACCACTGCTgcacccaccacacctgaaaccactaccactgctccacccacctcaCCTGAAACAACTATCCTGGCTTCAACCATAAATGCGGCGCTTGTCACAActccattgacaacaacaactaccactgctccacccaccacacctgaaaccactaccactgctccacccaccacacctgaaacaactaccactgctgtatccaccacacctgaaacaactaccactgctccaccagccACGCCTAACACAACTACCTCAGCTTCAACTGGTGATGCACCCtttgtcacaactccattgacaacaacaactacaactgctccacccaccacacctgaaacaactaccactgctccacccaccacaaTGAATACAACTACCCCAGCTTCAACTGGTGATGCAGCGtttgtcacaactccattgacaacaacaaaaaccactagcactgctccacccaccacacctgaaaccactaccactgctccacccacctcaCCTGAAACAACTATCCCGGCTTCAACCAGTGATGCAGCGtttgtcacaactccattgACAACAACCACTGCTgcacccaccacacctgaaaccactaccactgctgcatccaccacacctgaaagaactaccactgctccacccacctcaCCTGAAACAACTATCCTGGCTTCAACTGGTGATGCCCCCtttgtcacaactccattgACAACAACACCTACCACTACTCCACCCACTACACCGGATACAACTACCCCGGCTTCAACTAGTGATGCAGCGTTTGTCACAAGTCTATtgacaactaccactgctccacccaccacacctgaaaccacTACCACTGCCGcatccaccacacctgaaacaactaccactgctccaccagccACGCCTGACACAACTGCCCCAGCTTCAACTGGTGATGCACCCtttgtcacaactccattgacaacaacaactaccactgctccacccacaaCACTGGATACAACTAACACTATTCCACACACCAcgcctgaaacaactaccactgctccacccacctcaCCTGATAAAaataccactgctccacccacctcacctgaaacaactaccccGGCTTTAACCAGTGATGCACCATTTGTCACCACTCTattgacaacaacaataactgctccacccaccacaccagATACAaataccactgctccacccaccacacctgaaaccactaccactgctgcatccaccacacctgaaacaactaccactgctccaccagccATGCCTGACACAACTACGTCAGCTTCAACTGCTGATGCAGCGtttgtcacaactccattgacaacaacaactaccactgcttcACCCACCACAACGGATACAACTACCCCAGCTTCGACCAGTGATGCACCATTTGTCACAACTCCAGTgtcaacaacaaacacatctcCAGCAACCACAGCTGCAGGACCGACTAACACAACAGCTCAAGGTATGGGATTTACAAACTGTATTCAACCAAATATTTATACCTTTTTTGCTCTGGATTTGGTCAAAAGTTGTTCTGAAGCGTTTGCATTATCATTAAACCCACAGTAATACAATCACTGGCACACCTGGAGCTAAAGCTCACGTCCATTGGATTGATCAGCAATGTGACCATCATTGGCTACATAAATCAGGTATTGTTGTAATCTGTTACTGCACAAGTTCAGTGTCTGCTGAAGGATATGAGACAGATTTTATTTCCCTAATCTCTGCATCTTTTCTTTTAGTTTATCCAGTCTCACCTTCCGAGTGGAACACCCTTCACTCTGAATGTGACAAAGTTTCAAATACTGTAGCTTGACCACACATGGACCTGCAAACATACATCCCACTATTATCTGCTGCACTGTCATAATAGTGACACAACCCTTGGTGAGAATCTCGTACTTTACCAAGTTTGTGATTACTGTACCCACATCAGGGAATAACCTACAAGGACTGTTGGGTAATTCTTGctactttaaaatattttactataatgtattagtgagaagaaagccacaactactactacaactGAAACACCAACATGTACTACCACAACTGAATCAATGACAACTACAAGTGAATCACAAACAACCACAAGTGAAtcacaaacaaccacaactgaatcaCCAACTAGTACTAATACAACTGGAATGCCAACTACTACTTCTACAAATGAatcaccaacaaccacaacttaATCaccaactactactactactacaactgaAACCCCAACTACTACTACAATTGAAtcaccaacaactacaacgGAACCACCACCAACCACAACTGAATCaccaacaactactactacaactGAAACACCAACAACCACCACAGAATCATTACCAATCACATTTAAACCACTATCAGCAAGTACTATTGAAACACCAATCACTACAACCACAAGTGAAACCCCACCAATTACCACAAGCACAACTGAATCACCAAACACCACTACTACAGAAACACAACTACAATCACAAAGGAAGCACCACCAATCACAACAACTGACGCACCT from Betta splendens chromosome 4, fBetSpl5.4, whole genome shotgun sequence includes:
- the LOC129604068 gene encoding salivary glue protein Sgs-3-like, with amino-acid sequence MTTPASTADAAFVTTPLTTTTTTAPPTTPETTTTAPPTTPETTTTAPPTSPETTIPASTINAVFVTTPLTTTTTTAPPATPNTTTSASTGDAPFVTTPLTTTTTTAPPTTPETTTTAPTTTPGTTTTTPPTTPETTTTAPTNTTETTTTAPPTTPGSTTTAPPTTPETTTTTPTTTPDTTTPPSTSDAPFVTTPLTTTTTTTTAPPITTDTTTPASTSDAPFVTTPLTTTTTTAPPTTPETTTTAPTTTPGTTTTTPPTTPETTTTAPTNTTETTTTAPPTTPGSTTTAPPTTPETTTTTPTTTPDTTTPPSTSDAPFVTTPLTTTTTTSSPTTPETTTTAPPTTPETTTTASPTTPETTITAPPTTTDTTTTAPLTTPETTTTAPPTTLNTTTPASTGDAAFVTTSLTTTTTTTAASTTPETTTTAASTTPETTTTAASTTPETTTTAPPATPDTTTPASTGDAAFVTTPLTTTTAAPTTPETTTTAPPT
- the LOC114853675 gene encoding mucin-2-like codes for the protein MNTTTPASTGDAAFVTTPLTTTKTTSTAPPTTPETTTTAPPTSPETTIPASTSDAAFVTTPLTTTTAAPTTPETTTTAASTTPERTTTAPPTSPETTILASTGDAPFVTTPLTTTPTTTPPTTPDTTTPASTSDAAFVTSLLTTTTAPPTTPETTTTAASTTPETTTTAPPATPDTTAPASTGDAPFVTTPLTTTTTTAPPTTLDTTNTIPHTTPETTTTAPPTSPDKNTTAPPTSPETTTPALTSDAPFVTTLLTTTITAPPTTPDTNTTAPPTTPETTTTAASTTPETTTTAPPAMPDTTTSASTADAAFVTTPLTTTTTTASPTTTDTTTPASTSDAPFVTTPVSTTNTSPATTAAGPTNTTAQVIQSLAHLELKLTSIGLISNVTIIGYINQFIQSHLPSGTPFTLNVTKFQIL